Proteins from a single region of Candidatus Neomarinimicrobiota bacterium:
- a CDS encoding DUF309 domain-containing protein, with the protein MREKLSIPRFVPDRNLPEYTFIPGEAPHPINDPEGHSYGKPEPSPASLDPGNWKQSGSYLFGIDLFNHGFYWEAHEEWEGLWHATGHTTGAGDFLKGLIKLAAAGVKMRQRNEHGKTKHSGDAGEIFRNFQERGIEKYVGLSLQTLVEFARDIGGHPDLDSQPDPWEPKPIFTERLLPQ; encoded by the coding sequence ATGCGCGAAAAATTAAGTATTCCGAGATTTGTACCGGACCGAAATCTACCTGAATATACCTTTATACCGGGAGAGGCTCCCCACCCCATAAATGATCCTGAAGGACATTCCTATGGGAAGCCGGAACCCTCACCGGCATCACTTGATCCCGGAAATTGGAAACAATCCGGTTCTTATCTCTTTGGGATCGATCTGTTCAACCATGGCTTTTACTGGGAAGCACACGAGGAGTGGGAGGGATTGTGGCATGCGACAGGGCATACCACCGGCGCCGGGGATTTCCTGAAGGGACTCATTAAACTCGCAGCGGCCGGTGTAAAGATGCGCCAGCGGAATGAACATGGCAAAACGAAGCATTCCGGTGATGCGGGTGAAATTTTCAGGAATTTCCAGGAGAGGGGCATCGAAAAGTACGTCGGACTTTCACTGCAAACATTAGTGGAGTTTGCCAGAGATATTGGCGGACATCCGGACCTTGACAGCCAGCCGGATCCCTGGGAGCCGAAACCAATCTTTACAGAGCGATTGCTCCCGCAATGA
- a CDS encoding 2-oxoglutarate dehydrogenase E1 component, whose product MEDFSFLHNAHPDYIEGLYDDYREDPDSVREEWRDFFAGYEFAQQSGETQLDIPEAAEKERLVLNLISGYRRRGHLFTKTNPVRERRKYSPTLDIENFGLTEEDLDTTFQAGHEIGIGPATLREIIDHLKTTYCRSIGAEYRFIREPEKVQWLQDKMESSRNLPDFAPEEKRRILHKLNQAVVFENFLHTKYVGQKRFALSGGETLIPGLDAVLEKGAELGVEEVVLGMAHRGRLNVLANIMDKSYEEIFSEFEGAAYQDSVFEGDVKYHLGYTSDVTTQSGKEVRINLAPNPSHLESVDPVVEGMSRSKIDNLFNDDIDKVVPILIHGDAAIAGQGVVYEVIQMSLLDGYRTGGTIHLVINNQVGFTTNYLQGRSSTYCTDVAKVTLSPVFHVNADDAEAVVFAIQMAMEYRQKFNTDVFIDLLGYRKYGHNEADEPRFTQPKLYEIIEQHPDPREIYNNKLLEAGTVEKGIAEEMEEEFRQMLEEHLSEAKEDKQIGPPFTDDALSSCEDQRRPQEKSLTSSPETGVDESTLLSLGEKIFTVPEDMDLFRKIKRLYGSAKERLTEKKTLDWALAEQLAYASLLTENVPIRLTGQDAERGTFSHRHAVLLSRDAEERYVPLNNLSDDQAPFRIHNSPLNEYGVMGFEYGYACATPEGLTIWEAQFGDFYNGAQIIVDQYISASEAKWNRSNGLVLYLPHGYEGQGPEHSSARIERFLELSANNNWQVINPTTPANLFHMLRRHMAYPFRIPLVVYTPKSLLRHPKCISPLEDLTTGGFKEVIDDKFADPSEVKSLLLCSGKVYYDLLERQEEESRNDVAIIRMEQLYPLPEKQLTKIFDKYKNVERYIWVQEEPENMGAWAYLCRKFDLVELGLVARRNSASPATGFHKQHAKEQESIINRAFNTENEGVKAPGNGNGKVVAEKT is encoded by the coding sequence ATAGAAGATTTTTCATTTTTGCATAACGCCCATCCCGACTATATCGAAGGGCTCTATGACGATTACCGGGAAGATCCCGACTCGGTCAGGGAGGAGTGGCGGGACTTCTTTGCCGGATATGAATTCGCCCAGCAGAGCGGCGAAACGCAGCTCGACATACCGGAAGCGGCGGAAAAAGAACGCCTGGTGCTCAACCTGATCAGCGGCTACCGTCGACGGGGCCATCTGTTCACCAAGACCAATCCGGTCCGGGAGCGGCGGAAATACTCCCCGACCCTGGATATCGAAAATTTCGGCCTCACCGAAGAGGATCTGGATACCACCTTTCAGGCCGGCCACGAAATTGGCATTGGCCCGGCCACGCTCCGGGAAATCATCGACCATCTCAAAACCACCTATTGCCGTTCCATCGGCGCGGAGTATCGCTTCATCCGGGAGCCGGAGAAAGTCCAGTGGCTCCAGGATAAGATGGAGTCCAGCCGAAATCTGCCGGACTTCGCACCGGAAGAAAAACGCCGGATTCTCCACAAATTGAATCAGGCGGTGGTCTTCGAAAACTTTCTCCACACCAAATATGTGGGACAAAAACGATTTGCCCTGTCCGGTGGCGAAACGCTGATTCCCGGGCTGGATGCGGTGCTGGAAAAAGGCGCCGAACTCGGCGTGGAGGAGGTTGTCCTCGGAATGGCACATCGCGGCCGGCTCAACGTGCTCGCTAATATCATGGACAAATCGTACGAGGAGATCTTCAGCGAATTCGAAGGCGCAGCCTATCAGGATTCGGTGTTCGAGGGCGATGTCAAATATCATCTGGGATATACCAGCGATGTCACAACGCAATCCGGCAAAGAAGTCCGGATTAATCTGGCGCCGAATCCGTCGCACCTTGAATCCGTTGATCCCGTGGTAGAAGGCATGTCCCGCTCCAAGATTGACAATCTGTTTAACGATGATATCGACAAAGTAGTCCCGATTCTCATTCACGGTGACGCCGCCATCGCCGGACAAGGTGTGGTGTACGAAGTCATCCAGATGTCGTTGTTGGACGGCTACCGCACTGGCGGCACCATCCATCTGGTAATTAACAACCAGGTCGGCTTCACCACTAATTATCTCCAGGGCCGCTCCAGCACCTATTGCACGGACGTGGCTAAGGTAACACTGTCGCCGGTCTTTCACGTGAACGCCGATGACGCCGAAGCCGTAGTGTTCGCCATCCAGATGGCCATGGAATATCGCCAGAAGTTCAACACGGATGTATTTATCGATCTGCTGGGCTACCGGAAATACGGACACAACGAAGCCGACGAGCCCCGGTTTACCCAGCCGAAACTCTACGAAATCATAGAGCAGCATCCCGATCCCAGAGAAATCTACAACAACAAGCTGCTGGAAGCCGGTACTGTGGAGAAGGGTATCGCCGAGGAGATGGAAGAGGAATTCCGTCAGATGCTGGAAGAGCATCTGAGTGAGGCCAAAGAGGACAAGCAGATTGGTCCACCCTTCACGGACGATGCACTCTCCTCTTGTGAAGATCAGCGGCGTCCCCAGGAGAAGTCACTGACTTCTTCCCCCGAGACAGGTGTGGATGAGTCTACCCTTCTATCGCTGGGAGAAAAGATCTTTACCGTACCGGAGGACATGGATCTCTTCCGGAAAATTAAACGACTGTACGGCTCCGCAAAAGAACGACTGACTGAGAAGAAAACCCTCGACTGGGCGTTGGCTGAACAATTGGCATATGCATCATTGTTAACTGAAAATGTCCCCATCCGGCTGACCGGCCAGGATGCCGAGCGTGGCACCTTTTCACATCGTCACGCCGTATTGTTGAGCCGGGACGCCGAAGAACGCTATGTCCCGCTGAATAACCTGTCGGATGACCAGGCGCCGTTCCGGATTCATAACTCGCCACTCAACGAGTATGGCGTTATGGGATTCGAATACGGATATGCCTGCGCCACACCTGAAGGGCTCACTATCTGGGAGGCACAGTTCGGCGACTTTTATAACGGCGCACAAATTATCGTTGATCAATATATCAGCGCCTCGGAAGCCAAGTGGAATCGCTCCAACGGCTTGGTACTGTATCTCCCCCACGGATATGAGGGGCAGGGCCCCGAACATTCTTCAGCGAGAATCGAGCGCTTCCTGGAACTATCGGCGAACAACAATTGGCAGGTAATTAACCCCACGACGCCAGCGAACCTGTTCCACATGCTCCGCCGACATATGGCATATCCCTTCCGGATTCCGCTTGTTGTGTATACCCCGAAAAGTTTGCTGAGGCATCCGAAATGCATCAGTCCATTGGAAGACCTCACAACCGGCGGCTTCAAGGAAGTCATCGACGACAAATTCGCCGATCCCAGTGAAGTAAAATCGCTGCTCCTCTGCTCGGGTAAGGTCTATTACGATCTCCTGGAGCGTCAGGAAGAAGAAAGCCGGAACGACGTGGCAATAATCCGGATGGAGCAACTCTATCCGTTGCCGGAGAAGCAGCTCACCAAAATCTTTGACAAATACAAGAATGTCGAACGCTACATCTGGGTCCAGGAGGAGCCGGAAAATATGGGCGCGTGGGCCTATCTTTGTCGAAAGTTTGATCTGGTGGAGCTCGGCCTGGTGGCCCGGCGGAACAGCGCCTCCCCTGCCACAGGATTTCACAAGCAGCATGCAAAGGAACAGGAGAGCATCATCAACCGGGCGTTCAACACCGAAAACGAAGGGGTGAAAGCCCCCGGGAACGGCAACGGGAAAGTTGTGGCGGAGAAAACATAA
- a CDS encoding 5-formyltetrahydrofolate cyclo-ligase, which produces MNTTTEQTFSSKDAARQHVWDTLENEKAARFPFPPHDRIPNFAGAKEAAQRLMNSPAMEDIESIKINPDAPQRYVREMALRRGITVYMPTPRLRAGFKRFDPNAIPEDKYSEAASLSKGEQYAESISLERLPQMDLIVAGSVAVTADGKRCGKGHGYSDLEYAILLELGHKPVPVVTTVHPIQIAEDFPTEAHDIPLSLLVTPEEIIEVPNPPGAPARLEWSSLTEQDLEEMPVLRELKDQAYNG; this is translated from the coding sequence ATGAATACAACTACCGAACAAACCTTTTCTTCCAAAGATGCCGCCCGCCAGCACGTCTGGGATACACTGGAGAATGAGAAAGCCGCGCGATTTCCGTTCCCGCCACACGACCGGATTCCGAATTTTGCCGGCGCCAAAGAAGCGGCACAACGGCTGATGAATTCTCCGGCGATGGAAGATATCGAGAGCATAAAAATCAATCCGGATGCTCCCCAGCGATATGTGCGGGAGATGGCCCTCCGTCGCGGCATTACAGTGTATATGCCAACGCCGAGGCTCCGGGCCGGATTCAAGCGGTTTGATCCGAACGCGATCCCCGAAGATAAATATTCCGAGGCTGCCAGCTTGAGCAAAGGGGAACAATACGCCGAATCAATCAGCCTGGAACGCTTACCGCAGATGGATTTGATCGTTGCTGGTTCGGTGGCGGTGACTGCCGATGGGAAACGCTGCGGCAAGGGGCACGGTTACAGCGATCTGGAATATGCTATTTTACTTGAACTGGGCCACAAGCCGGTTCCGGTGGTGACCACAGTGCATCCGATTCAGATTGCGGAAGATTTCCCCACCGAGGCTCACGATATCCCGCTCTCCCTGCTAGTTACTCCTGAGGAAATAATTGAGGTTCCGAATCCACCGGGAGCGCCAGCAAGGCTCGAATGGTCTTCCCTGACTGAGCAGGATTTGGAGGAGATGCCGGTACTGCGTGAGTTAAAGGATCAGGCCTACAATGGCTGA
- a CDS encoding PaaI family thioesterase, translating to MTDLKKLIHDLGDQPHTSEQWHDWYNQFRSKTALEPHDVTLEEISADRIVLRMEIGDHALQPYGLLHGGMSMMLAESAASIHACWDVDLRKRVPVGIEINGSHLRPATEGAVRVVGEVIRKSRTLVHHHVEIIHEETGKVLSTVRMTNLYKKM from the coding sequence ATGACCGATCTGAAAAAGTTAATTCACGATTTAGGCGACCAGCCGCATACCAGCGAGCAGTGGCACGACTGGTACAATCAGTTCCGTTCGAAGACGGCGCTTGAACCGCACGATGTGACCCTGGAGGAGATCAGCGCCGACCGAATAGTCCTGCGCATGGAAATCGGGGACCACGCGCTACAGCCGTACGGTCTGCTCCACGGGGGCATGAGTATGATGCTGGCAGAATCGGCGGCAAGCATCCACGCCTGCTGGGATGTGGACCTCCGGAAACGGGTACCCGTTGGCATCGAGATCAACGGTTCGCATCTGCGGCCGGCTACCGAAGGCGCTGTCCGGGTGGTGGGAGAGGTTATCAGGAAGAGCCGGACGCTGGTACATCATCACGTAGAAATTATTCACGAGGAGACGGGGAAGGTCCTGTCGACGGTGCGGATGACGAATTTGTATAAGAAGATGTAA
- the odhB gene encoding 2-oxoglutarate dehydrogenase complex dihydrolipoyllysine-residue succinyltransferase, which produces MKHEITVPEVGESISEVVVAEWLKQDGEYVDVDDVICEIESDKASFEVPSDKAGTLQIKAQTDDTVSVGDVLAVIDTEGEGEDTAEEEPEPEKTEEPQEAEEESPKEPEEEPQEAEEETEEPTSEGVRVSPVASNVLKEAGIDPSGVKGTGIGGKITKADAQRAVKDSEKAQPSEEKETQKKSKPAKETASKAVRPEQFTGEREVERKRMSTLRRTIADRLVNAQNDAAMLTTFNEVDMSAVKQVRAEHKEQFEEKHGVRLGFMSFFTRACALALQEFPVVNAKIDGNEIVYHKYADIAMAVSTDRGLVVPVIRNADKLSFAQIEQKVNELADRARNNKLDIEEMRGGTFTISNGGVFGSLMSTPIINAPQSAILGLHKIEDRPVAIDGEVVVRPMMYVAMSYDHRLIDGKDSVQFLVRVKELIEAPSRMLLDV; this is translated from the coding sequence ATGAAACACGAGATTACGGTACCGGAAGTTGGCGAATCCATCAGCGAAGTCGTAGTAGCCGAGTGGCTGAAGCAAGATGGCGAATATGTAGACGTGGACGATGTGATCTGCGAGATCGAGTCCGACAAAGCCTCGTTCGAGGTCCCTTCGGATAAAGCGGGTACGCTCCAAATCAAGGCGCAGACCGATGACACCGTCTCAGTCGGGGATGTCCTCGCCGTCATAGATACGGAGGGAGAAGGCGAAGACACCGCCGAAGAAGAACCTGAGCCAGAAAAAACCGAGGAGCCTCAAGAGGCGGAAGAAGAATCACCGAAAGAGCCTGAGGAGGAACCACAGGAAGCTGAGGAAGAGACAGAAGAACCGACCTCTGAAGGAGTCCGCGTTTCACCCGTTGCCTCCAATGTTCTGAAAGAGGCCGGGATCGATCCCAGCGGCGTGAAGGGTACCGGTATCGGCGGGAAAATTACCAAGGCCGATGCACAGCGCGCAGTAAAAGATTCGGAAAAGGCACAACCTTCAGAGGAAAAAGAGACTCAGAAGAAATCGAAGCCCGCCAAAGAAACAGCATCAAAGGCTGTCCGGCCTGAACAGTTCACCGGTGAGCGGGAAGTGGAACGTAAGCGGATGTCCACGCTGCGCCGCACTATCGCTGATCGCCTGGTCAATGCCCAGAATGACGCGGCCATGCTCACGACCTTCAATGAAGTTGACATGTCGGCGGTAAAACAGGTGCGCGCCGAGCACAAGGAGCAATTCGAGGAGAAACACGGCGTGCGACTCGGCTTTATGTCGTTTTTTACCAGGGCGTGCGCTCTGGCACTGCAGGAGTTCCCGGTGGTGAACGCCAAAATCGACGGCAACGAAATCGTCTACCACAAATACGCCGACATCGCCATGGCCGTCTCCACTGATCGTGGGTTAGTAGTGCCGGTCATAAGGAATGCAGACAAACTCTCGTTTGCTCAGATTGAGCAGAAGGTCAACGAGTTGGCGGATCGGGCGCGCAACAACAAATTGGACATCGAAGAGATGCGCGGCGGTACGTTCACCATTTCCAACGGCGGCGTCTTCGGATCACTCATGTCTACACCGATTATCAACGCACCGCAGTCGGCCATCCTTGGCCTCCATAAGATCGAAGATCGTCCGGTAGCCATCGACGGTGAAGTGGTTGTCCGCCCGATGATGTATGTGGCGATGTCCTATGATCACCGCCTGATCGACGGCAAGGACTCCGTGCAATTCCTGGTGCGGGTGAAGGAACTCATCGAGGCTCCGTCGAGGATGCTGCTGGACGTGTGA
- a CDS encoding aldo/keto reductase yields MEYTYLGRTGLQVSRLCLGTMNFGPHTSEEDSFAIMNRARELGINFFDTANVYGWSKGKGTTERIIGKWLAEDSSRRDEIVLASKVYGSMADGGPNDGGLSAYHIKKACEDSLRRLRTDHLDLYQMHHIDRNTPWEEIWQAMEQLVREGKVLYVGSSNFPGWNIAKAQELASKRNFMGLVSEQSIYNLGNRNIELEVIPACQEYGLGLIPWSPLNSGMLAGGMSEVSEGRRTTDRAKNWFEPHKEALKEYETFCAELGEHPAVVALAWLQDRPAVTAPIVGPRTLEQLESSARALDFKFNDDIREKLDEIWPGPGGTAPEAYAW; encoded by the coding sequence ATGGAGTACACTTATTTAGGTCGTACCGGATTGCAGGTCAGCCGACTCTGTCTTGGCACAATGAATTTTGGACCACATACCAGCGAAGAAGACAGCTTTGCCATTATGAACCGGGCGCGGGAACTGGGAATCAACTTTTTCGATACCGCTAATGTTTACGGCTGGAGCAAAGGGAAAGGCACCACGGAAAGGATTATTGGTAAATGGTTGGCGGAAGATTCTTCCCGACGTGATGAAATTGTGCTCGCTTCCAAGGTATACGGATCCATGGCGGACGGCGGCCCCAACGATGGGGGACTTTCCGCATATCATATCAAAAAAGCATGCGAGGACAGTCTCCGGCGGCTCCGGACGGACCACCTGGATTTGTACCAGATGCACCACATCGATCGAAACACGCCGTGGGAGGAGATCTGGCAGGCCATGGAACAGTTGGTACGGGAAGGCAAGGTGTTGTACGTTGGCAGCAGCAATTTCCCGGGATGGAACATCGCCAAAGCACAGGAACTGGCATCCAAACGCAATTTTATGGGATTGGTGTCTGAGCAGAGTATTTACAACCTGGGAAATCGGAACATCGAACTGGAAGTGATTCCCGCCTGTCAGGAATACGGATTGGGACTCATCCCGTGGAGCCCATTGAACAGCGGTATGCTCGCCGGAGGAATGTCGGAAGTCTCTGAAGGCCGCCGTACCACCGATCGCGCGAAAAATTGGTTTGAGCCGCATAAAGAGGCACTGAAAGAGTACGAGACCTTTTGCGCAGAACTCGGAGAACATCCGGCGGTAGTTGCGCTGGCATGGCTCCAGGATCGGCCTGCCGTGACCGCACCGATTGTCGGTCCACGGACATTAGAACAGTTGGAGTCGTCCGCCAGGGCGCTGGATTTTAAATTCAACGACGATATCCGCGAAAAACTGGACGAGATCTGGCCGGGACCCGGAGGCACTGCACCGGAAGCGTATGCGTGGTAA
- a CDS encoding ferredoxin yields the protein MADKSKRLFLNFPGEFFVDSTCINCDACRQIAPETFAEAEDYAYVKAQPSTDEEERRALRALISCPTGSIGTVQPNNAAEVISDFPLRLDEGVHYCGFNSRESAGGNSYFIEHAGGNWLVDAPRFHRHLVGEFAKRGGVDFIFLSSWDFSETAAQYAREFDAQRIAYAGDDPDVPDAEVIIRGKEPVEFLPDFRIIPSSGNRQMLLLENRYLFTGDLFWWVPYREKLKVPEHILQSGDEQLLTSLGQLASLAFEYVLPAHGHRVKRSAEEMEDRLQSLIHRIS from the coding sequence ATGGCTGACAAATCCAAACGGTTGTTTCTGAATTTTCCCGGCGAATTTTTTGTGGATTCCACCTGTATAAACTGTGATGCATGTCGTCAAATAGCGCCTGAGACCTTTGCCGAGGCGGAAGACTATGCGTATGTAAAAGCACAGCCTTCTACCGATGAGGAGGAAAGGCGCGCACTCCGGGCGTTGATTTCCTGTCCCACCGGCTCCATCGGGACTGTGCAGCCTAATAATGCCGCGGAAGTTATTAGCGATTTTCCGTTGCGGCTGGACGAGGGCGTGCACTATTGTGGCTTTAACTCCAGGGAGAGTGCTGGCGGGAATAGCTATTTCATCGAGCATGCCGGCGGCAACTGGCTGGTGGATGCACCGCGTTTCCACCGGCATCTGGTGGGGGAATTCGCAAAACGCGGCGGGGTCGATTTTATCTTTTTATCCAGCTGGGATTTTTCTGAAACGGCGGCGCAATATGCCAGGGAGTTTGACGCGCAACGCATCGCATATGCAGGGGACGACCCGGATGTACCGGATGCTGAGGTGATAATCAGAGGAAAGGAGCCGGTCGAATTCCTCCCGGATTTCCGTATTATACCATCTTCCGGCAATCGTCAAATGCTGCTCCTGGAGAATCGATATCTGTTCACCGGAGACCTGTTCTGGTGGGTGCCGTATCGGGAAAAATTGAAAGTGCCTGAGCATATTCTACAATCAGGAGATGAACAGCTTCTCACATCGCTGGGACAGTTGGCTTCGTTGGCGTTTGAATATGTGTTACCGGCGCACGGCCATCGGGTGAAACGATCGGCGGAGGAAATGGAGGACAGGCTCCAATCCCTTATCCATCGAATCTCGTGA